A DNA window from Impatiens glandulifera chromosome 7, dImpGla2.1, whole genome shotgun sequence contains the following coding sequences:
- the LOC124945585 gene encoding protein NONRESPONDING TO OXYLIPINS 2, mitochondrial-like isoform X3, whose product MASSCSRFFSRASISSVRSAIKSNIQTASSPLHSSASASSSRFSIPSRSNSNPLRRLSLSRSPSELGCVQSLLPLHSALATSRMISCLSSTSSSRALSQDEIDGT is encoded by the exons ATGGCGTCTTCATGCAGTAGATTCTTTAGCAGAGCCTCCATTTCATCTGTCAGATCTGCCATTAAATCCAACATTCAAACAGCTTCGTCCCCCCTTCACAGTTCTGCTTCCGCATCCTCCTCAAGGTTCTCTATTCCTTCCAGATCCAATTCAAATCCACTTCGCCGTCTTTCCCTCTCCAG GTCTCCATCGGAGCTTGGATGTGTACAATCTCTTTTGCCACTCCACAGTGCACTTGCGACGTCGAGGATGATTTCGTGCCTAAGCTCGACTTCCAGCAGTAGAGCTCTATCACAGG ATGAAATTGATGGGACGTGA
- the LOC124945585 gene encoding protein NONRESPONDING TO OXYLIPINS 2, mitochondrial-like isoform X2: protein MASSCSRFFSRASISSVRSAIKSNIQTASSPLHSSASASSSRFSIPSRSNSNPLRRLSLSRSPSELGCVQSLLPLHSALATSRMISCLSSTSSSRALSQELGLSVPR from the exons ATGGCGTCTTCATGCAGTAGATTCTTTAGCAGAGCCTCCATTTCATCTGTCAGATCTGCCATTAAATCCAACATTCAAACAGCTTCGTCCCCCCTTCACAGTTCTGCTTCCGCATCCTCCTCAAGGTTCTCTATTCCTTCCAGATCCAATTCAAATCCACTTCGCCGTCTTTCCCTCTCCAG GTCTCCATCGGAGCTTGGATGTGTACAATCTCTTTTGCCACTCCACAGTGCACTTGCGACGTCGAGGATGATTTCGTGCCTAAGCTCGACTTCCAGCAGTAGAGCTCTATCACAGG AGCTTGGTCTTTCAGTTCCAAGGTGA
- the LOC124910148 gene encoding metalloendoproteinase 4-MMP, translating into MFLSLLIISLFIPPHHCFPARILLPQPPITELTNNHTWSDFAKFIHVGKGSHVNGISELKKYFQRFGYLKRSDLTDAFDERFESAVVSYQKNLGLTVTGKLDSVTVNQIMSPRCGVSDAAAGDHAFHETKRYAYFYGQPRWARSNPMTLTYAFSPDNMINYISKSDILGVFDRAFSRWSDVIPVNFTLTEEYSTADIKIGFYSGDHGDGQPFDGVLGILAHAFAPENGKFHLDSAETWSVDFKRERSKVAVDLESVVTHEIGHVLGLAHSSDNDAIMYPSLSPRKRKVELKIDDVRGVQALYGSNPNFKMSSLLEWDTFSSWAVRLDATSFSKLIYTFVMGILLFTMMVA; encoded by the coding sequence aTGTtcctctctctcttgattatcTCTCTCTTCATTCCTCCTCATCATTGTTTTCCCGCCAGAATCCTGTTACCACAACCGCCAATAACAGAACTAACTAACAACCACACCTGGTCGGATTTTGCCAAATTCATCCACGTCGGAAAAGGAAGCCACGTCAACGGCATATCAGAGCTCAAAAAATACTTCCAGAGATTCGGTTATCTCAAACGCAGCGATCTCACAGACGCGTTCGACGAGCGTTTTGAATCCGCCGTCGTTTCCTATCAGAAAAACCTAGGTTTAACTGTAACGGGTAAACTCGATTCCGTTACTGTTAATCAGATCATGTCACCGAGATGCGGCGTCTCTGACGCCGCCGCCGGCGATCACGCGTTCCACGAGACAAAACGCTACGCATACTTTTACGGACAGCCGAGATGGGCTCGATCAAACCCGATGACGCTAACGTACGCGTTCTCGCCGGATAATATGATAAACTATATATCGAAATCCGATATATTGGGTGTATTTGATCGCGCGTTTTCGCGATGGTCGGATGTGATTCCGGTTAACTTCACGTTGACGGAGGAATATTCTACGGCTGATATAAAGATTGGATTTTACAGCGGCGATCATGGAGATGGACAGCCGTTCGATGGGGTTTTAGGGATTTTAGCTCACGCGTTTGCGCCGGAGAATGGAAAGTTTCATTTGGATTCGGCGGAAACGTGGTCCGTTGATTTTAAAAGAGAGAGATCAAAGGTGGCCGTTGATTTGGAATCGGTTGTGACTCATGAAATCGGGCATGTACTCGGGTTGGCTCACTCGTCGGATAATGATGCAATTATGTACCCGAGTTTGAGTCCGAGAAAGAGGAAAGTTGAATTGAAAATTGACGACGTGAGAGGAGTGCAGGCGTTATATGGGTCAAACCCGAATTTTAAGATGAGTTCGTTATTAGAATGGGATACGTTTTCAAGCTGGGCCGTTAGATTGGATGCCACGTCATTTTCCAAGTTGATATATACTTTCGTGATGGGGATATTATTGTTCACCATGATGGTTGCATGA
- the LOC124945585 gene encoding protein NONRESPONDING TO OXYLIPINS 2, mitochondrial-like isoform X4 — protein MASSCSRFFSRASISSVRSAIKSNIQTASSPLHSSASASSSRFSIPSRSNSNPLRRLSLSRSPSELGCVQSLLPLHSALATSRMISCLSSTSSSRALSQGT, from the exons ATGGCGTCTTCATGCAGTAGATTCTTTAGCAGAGCCTCCATTTCATCTGTCAGATCTGCCATTAAATCCAACATTCAAACAGCTTCGTCCCCCCTTCACAGTTCTGCTTCCGCATCCTCCTCAAGGTTCTCTATTCCTTCCAGATCCAATTCAAATCCACTTCGCCGTCTTTCCCTCTCCAG GTCTCCATCGGAGCTTGGATGTGTACAATCTCTTTTGCCACTCCACAGTGCACTTGCGACGTCGAGGATGATTTCGTGCCTAAGCTCGACTTCCAGCAGTAGAGCTCTATCACAGG GCACatga
- the LOC124945585 gene encoding protein NONRESPONDING TO OXYLIPINS 2, mitochondrial-like isoform X1 yields MASSCSRFFSRASISSVRSAIKSNIQTASSPLHSSASASSSRFSIPSRSNSNPLRRLSLSRSPSELGCVQSLLPLHSALATSRMISCLSSTSSSRALSQGTLYRAYPGL; encoded by the exons ATGGCGTCTTCATGCAGTAGATTCTTTAGCAGAGCCTCCATTTCATCTGTCAGATCTGCCATTAAATCCAACATTCAAACAGCTTCGTCCCCCCTTCACAGTTCTGCTTCCGCATCCTCCTCAAGGTTCTCTATTCCTTCCAGATCCAATTCAAATCCACTTCGCCGTCTTTCCCTCTCCAG GTCTCCATCGGAGCTTGGATGTGTACAATCTCTTTTGCCACTCCACAGTGCACTTGCGACGTCGAGGATGATTTCGTGCCTAAGCTCGACTTCCAGCAGTAGAGCTCTATCACAGGGTACACTCTACCGTGCCTATCCCGGTctctaa